The Balneola vulgaris DSM 17893 DNA window AAAGAAGGTTTAGGCCAAAGTACCGCTATCGGTATTGGTGGTGACCCTGTAATTGGTACTACTCACCTTGATGCTGTTAAACTACTTCAAGAAGATCCAGACACTGAAGCTATTGTATTAATCGGTGAAATTGGTGGTTCTGCAGAAGAAGAAGCTGCTGAATACATCGCTGAGAATGTTGACAAGCCTGTGGTAGCATTTATTGCAGGATCTACAGCGCCTCCGGGCCGTAGAATGGGTCATGCTGGTGCGATTATCTCTGGTGGTAAAGGAACTGCTCAAGAGAAGAAAAAAGCATTAGCTGCTGCAGGTATCACGGTTGTTGATAGCCCAGCTGAAATTGGTGTGACTCTTAAGAAAATGCTTGAAAACGCATAATTAAGTACACTTTTTTATTCTATTCAAAGCCTTACTTCATTTTGGAGTAAGGCTTTTTTTATGCCCGCCTTCCTTAAAATGTTAAAAAATAATTCGCAGGCTCACCTTTTGCTCGTACTTATCTATATTCTGTGCTAACTATTAATTTAACGAGGGTTGTAACAGTGAAAAGAACACTTAAACTTTTTCTAGTTGTGATGGTGATGTTCAGTGGCTATGCTACTGCACAAGACACCGAAACAATGGTTGACCGGATTGTAAAAGAAGGCACCGAAAACTCACAACTTGAGCGCTTAGCTCACGAACTATTAGATGTAATTGGGCCACGTTTAGTGGGTACCCCACAAATGCTTAAAGCTAGCGATTGGGCTATCGAGACTTTCCAAGAATGGGGTATTGATGCAGAGCGCCAGAATTTTGGCGAATGGCGTGGTTGGGAGCGTGGTATTACACACGTTGATTTAACCTACCCACGAACAGTTACTTTAGAAGGCATGCTATTGGCTTGGAGCCCTGGCACTAAAAAAGGTGGCAAAGAAGGCGAAGTTGTAACCATTCCTTCCGTAAGCAACGAAGCTGAGTTCAAAACTTGGTTGAAATCTGTAAAAGGTAAATATGTATTAGTATCTATGCCTCAACCAACAGGCCGCCCTGATTATAACTGGGAAAAATGGGGAACGGAAGAATCGATCAAGAAAATGCGTGAAGAGCGTAATAAAGCTTCTCAAGAATGGAGAGAGCGAATCAATGCTACAGGCTTCAATAGCCGTACTATCATCGAAGCTCTTGAAGATGCTGGTGCTATCGGAATCATTCAGTCTAGATGGTCGGGTGGTTTTGGTGTGAACAAAATCTTCAGTGCTAGAACAAAAGAAATTCCTACTGTTGATCTTTCCTTAGAAGACTACGGCTTACTTTACCGCTTAGCGGATTACGGTGACAAGCCTCGCATTAAAGTGAATGCGACTTCAAAAGAATTAGGTAAAGTTGAAACCTTCAACACTATTGCTGAAATCAAAGGAACTGAAAAACCGAATGAGTATATCATTCTTTCTGCTCACTACGATTCTTGGGATGGCGGTACAGGTGCTACCGATAACGGTACAGGTTCTATCACCATGATGGAAGCTGCTCGTATTCTTAAGAAGGTGTATCCTAACCCTAAGCGTACTATCATTGTTGGACTTTGGGGTAGCGAAGAGCAAGGCCTTAATGGTTCTAGAGCATTCGTAGAAGACAATCCTGAGATCGTTGAGAACCTTCAAGCTCTATTCAACCAAGATAATGGTACTGGTCGTGTTGTAAACATTTCAGGTCAAGGTTTCCTTCATGCATATGACTTCCTAGGCCGTTGGTTAGCTGCTGTACCTCGTGATATCACTCGCCATATCGAAACTCGTTTTCCAGGCACACCTGGTGGCGGCGGTTCTGACTATGCGTCTTTTGTAGCTGTAGGTGCTCCTGCCTTCTCACTTAGCTCTCTAAGTTGGGATTACGGTTCGTACACATGGCATACTAACCGCGACACTTACGACAAAATCGTATTCGACGATGTTCGTAACAACGCAATTTTAACAGCTATTCTTACCTACATGGCAAGTGAAGATCCAGAGCGTACTTCACGTGAAAAAGCCGTTTTACCTATCAGTCCACGTACTGGTAAGCAAATGACTTGGCCGACTCCTCGCAAAGCGAATAGAAACGGTGGTAATTAAGTTTTTTTAATAGACTTTTTGTTAAGCCTGTATATCTTTGATGTACAGGTTTTTTTTATATCAGATGTTTGTATATCGTTGCTCTATAGCAAAGCTATTAAATTAACTAACTATCATGCAAGAGTATAGGGTTCCAGGTGGTACTACTATTGGCCATGTCCACCTAAAGGTTTCAGACTTGCAGCAATCACTGGATTTCTATTGCAAACTTCTAGGCTTCGAGGTAATGGCTACTTATGGAGATAGAGCCGCTTTTATTTCAGCAGGTGGATATCATCATCATATTGGGTTAAACACTTGGTTTAGTAAAAACAGTGAACCACCACAAAATTATAAAACGGGATTATTTCATGTGGCACTGCTATACCCAACTCGAAAAGATCTAGCCATCATTTGTAAACGCATACTTGATGCGAACTACCCCATCACAGGCTCTGCCGATCATGGAGTATCTGAGGCCATTTACATAAACGACCCTGATGAAAATGGTATCGAACTCTACTGGGATAGACCGCAAAATCAATGGAAATATTTGGAAGATGGCTCCGTAGAGATGCTCACAAATGAACTGAAAATTACCGACCTATTAAAGGAGCTAGACGAATAACTCCTTTTTCTTTCGATTTAATTGAATACCATTTGATGGTAACCATTGTGCAGATGAGTGGTAACTACCGTTAACATTGATAAGCCTATTTCCACTTCTGTGTTTACCTCTTCGATAGGATAATTTCTTGCCAATAAAGACTGTCCACACACATAAATTTTTACTCCTGCTTCCTTTAATTCTCTAATCAATGGGATATTTGGGTTATCAAATTCATACTTCAATTTATAGGTGTCATTGTTTAATACCACGTCTGTTGCTCCACCATGGATAACCACAGAAACATTTAGATTGTCGTTTGACACCCCACCCAAACCATGTAGGTTGATCATTCGAGCAACATTATTTAGGCCTCCATTCAAGCTCTCTTTATCTCGTTGCAGAGTCTTAAGGTCGATAACAATTTTATAATTGATAGATGGATCTGGCTTTACTGTGTTCTCAATTTCGTAAATAGTGCCATAATTCTTGATGATTGGGTTGGCGCCTTGCTGTGCATAAACACTCCCTGTTACCATTAGAAATGCTATTAAAAACGCTACTTTTTTAACCTTCATTATTGTCTTCATTCTTTTTACTGCTTTAAGATTTGAATCTTCCTGTATAACTAAAAAGCTATCATTTCATTTTGAGAACGATTTTAGCTTAATTGAAGAAGGGTACTAATAATTATGGAGGTAAATATGCAAAATTTGAAAATAAATCATTTTGCGGTTTGGGTTGTCGTAATTCTATTGCATGGTTTGGGGTTTTTATGGTATGGTCCTTTACTTGGGGATTACTGGATGGAACTAGAAGGGCTTTCAATGGCAATGTTGGAAGCAAATCCACCTGGTGTTGGAGTTTGGGTTACAAATACCATTGCTGCCGTATTACCAGTGTATGTACTGGCTTGGCTATTTGTTAAACTACATGTCGACTCTTGGCTTCGTGGACTTGGGTATGCCCTGCTTCTTCAATTTGCCTTCAGCTTTATCAGTATGATGGCAGATAATATGTTTGGCTTTGAACCTTATGCACTCGTTTGGGTTGAAGGCGGCTACAATTTAGTAGGCGCAGCAATTACAGGAATTGTTTTAGGAGGCTGGTCGAAAAAAGAAACTGTACTCGATTAGTAGGTCTTTTCTTAAAACTGGAAGGAAATTCGTGCTGTTAAGCCTGTAGTGCCGAATTCATTGAGATAACTCACTGATGCAACTGGTGGGTTATCCATGATATTGCGTGCCTTTACAAATGCATTGATCCCGCTAAATATTCGATTTGCTACCATAAGAGTTAGCATAGTAGGTATCTGATTTTCAGCCTTTGATATTTTAGAACGCGTATCTCGAAAGTCTTCACGGTCGTTTGTGGTAGACCAACTCCAACGGTTTTCGGGAGTATCGGAATAGATATTTTGCCAATTTCGAGTTCGAAGCTGATAATCGTTGTATTCATCTAAGCTATTGAAATCAGAAACGGCCAGCTCAAACCTTCTATCTCTATTCGAGATGTTAACCCCTGCTTTCGAGCGTGCTAATGTTACTAAGTCGCCTTCTAAGCGATTCGCACGTTGACTAAAGCCCACTAAACCAGCTATTAAAATAACATCAGTTGCTAAATGAATTTTCCCTCGTGTCCAATTGGATTGATCCACATAATGGTGTCCCCAGCCTGGAAGCACAAAAGAGCGCAGTAATGCACCCCTTGGAGATAACTCTAAACTTGTTTGATCTTGCACTTCAGCATAAGAATAACTCTGATGTTGCGCTACGAGTTGGCTTGAAAACAAACAGAGAAACCCTACACACAAAAATAAAGTGATGTTGAGGTTTCTCATAATGAATGACTAGTCTTTGTTTTTCTTGCGTTCACGATCCCAATGTCGCAAAATCGAAACGCTAAATCCAATCATAAGTAGAAAGGTGCCGAGCCATACCACTGATATAAGTGGCTTTTCTTCGGCTACTATTAAAATCCATTCGTCTTGGTATTCTTCATCTAAGCCCGTAATCGTTAGATCTATTTCGCCAGATTCAGGATATACTTTTGTGAAACTAAACGTGATATCATGATTTGGTAATTCCACTTCTGGAGCAAACACATAAGTATCTCCATCTTCGTTATACAAAGCAAAAAGTGGTTCCAGCATATACTGCTGATCGCTTGCTAAATGCGCTAGTTTCACTTGAGCACGTACACCAATATTCGTGTTTGGAGGTAGAGCGGTTGTGTCTTCCATCGCATAATCGATGAATTGCATTTCAAAGCCACCAACTACTA harbors:
- a CDS encoding DsrE family protein, coding for MKTIMKVKKVAFLIAFLMVTGSVYAQQGANPIIKNYGTIYEIENTVKPDPSINYKIVIDLKTLQRDKESLNGGLNNVARMINLHGLGGVSNDNLNVSVVIHGGATDVVLNNDTYKLKYEFDNPNIPLIRELKEAGVKIYVCGQSLLARNYPIEEVNTEVEIGLSMLTVVTTHLHNGYHQMVFN
- a CDS encoding VOC family protein; the encoded protein is MQEYRVPGGTTIGHVHLKVSDLQQSLDFYCKLLGFEVMATYGDRAAFISAGGYHHHIGLNTWFSKNSEPPQNYKTGLFHVALLYPTRKDLAIICKRILDANYPITGSADHGVSEAIYINDPDENGIELYWDRPQNQWKYLEDGSVEMLTNELKITDLLKELDE
- a CDS encoding DUF1761 domain-containing protein, producing the protein MQNLKINHFAVWVVVILLHGLGFLWYGPLLGDYWMELEGLSMAMLEANPPGVGVWVTNTIAAVLPVYVLAWLFVKLHVDSWLRGLGYALLLQFAFSFISMMADNMFGFEPYALVWVEGGYNLVGAAITGIVLGGWSKKETVLD
- a CDS encoding M20/M25/M40 family metallo-hydrolase — its product is MVMFSGYATAQDTETMVDRIVKEGTENSQLERLAHELLDVIGPRLVGTPQMLKASDWAIETFQEWGIDAERQNFGEWRGWERGITHVDLTYPRTVTLEGMLLAWSPGTKKGGKEGEVVTIPSVSNEAEFKTWLKSVKGKYVLVSMPQPTGRPDYNWEKWGTEESIKKMREERNKASQEWRERINATGFNSRTIIEALEDAGAIGIIQSRWSGGFGVNKIFSARTKEIPTVDLSLEDYGLLYRLADYGDKPRIKVNATSKELGKVETFNTIAEIKGTEKPNEYIILSAHYDSWDGGTGATDNGTGSITMMEAARILKKVYPNPKRTIIVGLWGSEEQGLNGSRAFVEDNPEIVENLQALFNQDNGTGRVVNISGQGFLHAYDFLGRWLAAVPRDITRHIETRFPGTPGGGGSDYASFVAVGAPAFSLSSLSWDYGSYTWHTNRDTYDKIVFDDVRNNAILTAILTYMASEDPERTSREKAVLPISPRTGKQMTWPTPRKANRNGGN